The DNA sequence GACGTTGCTCAGCGCGTATTTCGCGAACAACACGGTGCCGAGTGGCGAATTGCCGGCGCTCGTGGAGGGGACACGGCGGGCTCTCCTGGGCGGCGCGCCTGTTGCGATACCAGCCGCCGCTCCTGCGGCCGAAGATGTTGCGCAGGAGACGCCCGTGGCCGCGCCTGAAACGTCAGCGGCTTCACCGACGACGCCGGTGGCCGTGCCGGAATATAAGCCGATGGTCTCCATTGAGGAAAGCCTGGCCTCGGCCGATCACATATTGAGCCTGATTGATGGCAAGCCCTACAAGGCCCTGAAACGACATCTGTCAGCGCACGGGCTGACCCCTGCGGAATATCGCGGCCGTTATGGCCTTCCGGCGGACTATCCGTTGGTTGCGCGCGGATATTCGGCGGCCCGGAGGGAAGTCGCATTGAAGCTTGGTTTGGGCGGAAAGCGCAGAGGCTCACCTGCGCCGGTCGTTGAAGAAGTACCTGCCCCTGCGGTCGCCGAGGGGCCGGAGCCGTCGGTCGCGGAGACACCCCCGGCAAAGCCTGCACCGGTGCGTCGCGCGCGCGCCAAGGCCGTCGAGGCCGGACCGAAGCCCGCGGTGAAGAAGCCCAAGCGTAAGAACGCTCCTGCGGCTGTCGCTGAAGCGGTATCCGCCCCACCGGTCGTCGAGGCGCCCGAGCCTGCCGTGGCGGACACGCCCCCGGCAAAGCCTGCATCCGTGCGTCGGTCGCCCGCGAAGACTGTCGAGGCCGGACCGAAGTCCGCGGCAGAAAAACCCAAGCGCAAGGTCTCGAAGGGCGCTCCGGCCAAGGCTCGGGTTGCGAGCTCGGAGGCTGCGGAGAAGCCCAAGCGCAGTCGAGGCACAAAGGCAGACGCCGAGGCGGTTCCTGCGGCGGAACCTGTGCCCGAGGCCACGATCGCGGAGGGCTGATCGGTGCGGTCGGGGTCCGTCGTGGGTCCTGGACGGCTGCTCATGATCGCGCGGACTGCAGAGGCAATCAGGTCCGCGTCATCGCCAGGATTGCCTCGATGACCTCATTCGACCGATCGAGCGGAATGAACAGTCGGGTCTTGTACTGAATGACCTCGCTGAACACGCCGTGTGCCTTCAACCGCTCGCGGTCCTCCGGCCGGTAGTTGCGGATTTCGAGGCGGCGTGACCCATTGACGAGCGCGGTCGTCATCGTCGCGCCACCCAGGCCTGGAATTGCGACACCAGTGCCTTTCTGGGCGGCGGCGCCAAGTTCGGCAGCGGTAAGCGCGACCGTGCCGTCGAGACCGAACGCTGATTGCAGATCCGCCATCGCCGCCGGAGGGATGAGCCGGCCGAGGATCGAAGTTCCCTGACCATCGTCGATCCGCCAGACACGGACATCATCTTGTGGAAGTCGG is a window from the Altererythrobacter sp. B11 genome containing:
- a CDS encoding MucR family transcriptional regulator, producing MAETEDSGVMSLTVTLLSAYFANNTVPSGELPALVEGTRRALLGGAPVAIPAAAPAAEDVAQETPVAAPETSAASPTTPVAVPEYKPMVSIEESLASADHILSLIDGKPYKALKRHLSAHGLTPAEYRGRYGLPADYPLVARGYSAARREVALKLGLGGKRRGSPAPVVEEVPAPAVAEGPEPSVAETPPAKPAPVRRARAKAVEAGPKPAVKKPKRKNAPAAVAEAVSAPPVVEAPEPAVADTPPAKPASVRRSPAKTVEAGPKSAAEKPKRKVSKGAPAKARVASSEAAEKPKRSRGTKADAEAVPAAEPVPEATIAEG